TAGTGCGATAATACCTGCTACTGCCAAGCCGATAGAAACTGTAGAATAGATTTGACTGTAATCTTTATTACCAAATAATGCAGAAGTAATAGCAGGAGCTAATGTTCCGATACAAGCTGATACGAAACCAAATAGGCCAACAGCTGCCACAATTGCAATTGTACTTTGTACAAAGAATATTAATAACAACATAGAAACTAACCCAATTAACATAGCAATAATTGTCGTGCTTTTAGCACCAATTTTATCAATTAAATAACCAAAGAGAATAGAACCTAAAAGTACGCCGACCATTAAAGCAGACATAACATTACCAGCAAATTTCACACTAAATCCTTGATTCACAAGGTATGTTGGAATGTGAATTGAAAAACTCGCAACAGACGTAATAATAAAGAAGAACAATAGTAATAATGCAAATGCTAATGATTTTTTAGCATCTACGAATGAAATACCAGAATTGCTAGTATCTTTTTCTACTTTTTTCTCACTATTGTTATTGTCATCAGCACCATAAGGTAACAAACCTTTTTCTTGAGGTGATTTTCTTAAAAAGAAAATAATTGTCGGAACAATAATTACGATAGCTGCAACACCTACCATAATATAAGCACTTCTCCACCCTTGATTAGCAATTAAGTTACCAATTATCGGAGATGAGAAAGCTCCAATTAAACCACCTGACGCAGTAATAATACCTAAAGCTAATCCACTGCGTTGTTTAAACCATTGATTGATTAATACTGGACCTGCTAAAACTGTGATTAATACACCACCAACAGCTAGAGGAATCGCAAGGATATACCAGCCCCACACAGAGCTCATCATACCGAATAGAGCGAAAGAACCTGCTTGTAAAATAATCGCAACAACAAGTAAAATACGCGTATCATACTTGGCCATTAACTTCCCGCCAATTGGTAAGAAGATCATCGTCACGATTGATGAAATACTTAGATATAACGTTAAATTCCCTAGACCTACACCAATGTCTTCCGATACTGATGGTAAGAATAGTCCTGCTGAACTGTTTAGTCCAGACTTAGCTAAACCAACTGTAATACATAAACCTATTAAAACTAGCCATGCAAAGTGAAACTTTTTTTTATTAGCACTCATTTCCCTATTTCTCCTTTTATTTAAAAGACTTTATTTTACATAAAACTACAAATTTCGCGTTTCAGATGTAATTTGGCGTTTATGCAATGATACGATAGATAATTTGTTGTATATTTACATTACTTAACTTGTACCATTAGCCTAAGCTATATGCACAACATTTAAGTAAGATCTACTTTATAAAAAGAATTTACGGCTTCCTTTGAATTGATTAAATGACGTGGAATCCTTGCACACTGACTATCTCAAAATGCTCCTACACTCTTTTTATTTAGATCTGCGGTAGCTTACTTTTGACATTTCTGCAAGCAATTTCGCAGTTGATCATTTAACCTCTAAAACCTTGCTACACTAGACTTTATCTTGCTTTCTCCCCACATAAACACCTCCAAAAATTGTGAAACTTTTGTGACCTGCAATTTATTTTAACATTAAACTGTTTAATATTAAATTAATTAATTTCACAGAATATTTATTTTTTAACTAAAAAACACTTGACAAAACCTTTTCTTGAATTTTTTAGGTTTTATTTCCCGCCCTATTTTTCAATTTTTAACTAGGTAGTTGTAACTAACATCAGAAAAATTCAAAAATAAGTCTTTACTACTTCCTACTAAAATTAATATAATCAATCTTAATCATTAGTTTAACGGGAAATCATTTCCTTTATTAGTGATTAATAACTATTTCAAAATAATAAAATTATAGGAGGTCTTTAGTGCAACATGATTGAGCAATTAAAGTTAATGGACTTGAAAAATAAAAATAAACTAATGCTTTTCACTTATTTAGCTTCTACGATTCTAGGGTTAGTAGGCTCAATATCTTTAAAACCTGATTTTTGGATTATTGTTTTTTATAGCGCGCAAATCATTTTTTACCCATTGATATACATAGTTAGTAACCGTTATAAGAAAGAAATTGTTTTCCCATATTTAATAGTTATCATTATGAATATCTTTAACATATGTTTAGTAATGATTTATGGTGGGGACCTATCCACTGCTCTTTCTATATTTTTCTTTGCAGTATTTTCTGCTGTTCAATTTAATAACAAAATCTTTAGTATTGGATATAGTTTAGGGTTAGTAACACTTATTTTAGTTTATCTTTTCCCTTCTCCTTCCTTTGAGTATTATTCTGGAAATATAAGCTCATTTGTTATCATTTATCTCTTCACTGGTTTCCTGTTAACAATATTAATTCGTATGAATCAAAACCAATTTAAAAAACTACAAGAGTACAGTGAAATTGCTGAAGCAGATGCTAAAACAAAAGAAGAGCATAAAATTCATTTGGAACATGAAATTGGCGTTATTGCTGAAAGTATTAGTAAAATTAACGATAAAGTTCAGTTAAATTTAAGATCGCAAGAAGAAATTCAAATAGCTATGAATGAAGTTTCAACAGGTAGTATGATACAAAGTGAACAAATTTCTAAAATAGCAGACAGTGCACAAAATAACTTAACGGCAATCCATTCAATGAATGAAATAACAGTCCGTTTAATAGATGACTCTGTTCAATCAAGCAACCTAGCAGATGAAGGCCAAAATAAAATCCATCATCTTACAACTGAAATGAATAGTCTTCAAAATGTTATTTCGAACTTAAGTGATAACTTCAAAACTTTAACTGGGAAAATAGAAGAAACAAATCAGTTTGCCAATGATATTCAACAAATAACTGAACAAACAAATTTATTAGCCTTGAATGCTTCTATCGAGGCAGCTCGTGCTGGGGATGCTGGAAAAGGATTCTCTGTTGTAGCCCAAGAAATAAGAAATTTAGCAGATTTAACGAATAATATTACTGTCAAAATCACAGAGAATTTAACTGATGTCAATACAACGAATAAATTAGCACAAATAAACATGAACAAGAGTAGTGATACATTACATCAAAGTGTAGAGTCTACAAAGCTAGTAAACACAAACTTTATTCAATTAAGCGAAATTTTACATTCATTAAAAACTAAATTTAATGAATTTGAGCATTTATCAAATGAGGTAGCTGTTAACAGTCAAAATGTTGATACGTCGACAAATGATTTTGCTGCGATTATCGAGGAAGCAACTGCAACATTACAACAAATGAATGCATCGATTGAAAACATCACAGCTGACAACCATAGCATTGCAAAATACATCAATGATACAGCTAAGAGCACCGAAAATATAAAAAATACTTATTAAGGTATTTTGAAAAAATAGAGAGTACGAAAACGTAAAAACGTTCCCGTACTCTCTTTTCTTTCCTAGCTGTTAATTCACTTCTATCGGGTGACATGAGCATAGTGCCAGGCACTCACACAATTTTATACAATTCAAAGTAAAAGCCCACGGAGACTCCTGTTGGATCTACATATCGTAAAACGAATCAGACCGCAAAACAAAACAGCGACAGTTACCGCTTACGTCATACCCGCGAAAGCGCAGTAGATTTTTACGCTTTAAAAAGCCACCTCAATCTTTAGAGGGTTTGCATTAAAGAAATCGCTTAAGCCCTTCCCTACTTTCCTTGCAATTCAATTCTACGAAAAAAAAGTATGCTAAGAATCAACTTAGCATACTTTTTCCACTTATAAAAAACTATAAATCTGCAACTTGTGCACTAACTGCTTTATTATTATACACTTCTGTATCTAATTCTTTCGTTACTCGAGCAGTTGTAACACCTGCCGTCATTGAACCACTTACATTTAGTGCAGTACGACCCATATCGATTAATGGCTCAACTGAAATTAAAATACCTGCAAGTGCAACCGGTAAGTGAAGCGCTGATAGCACAAGAATCGCTGCAAATGTCGCACCACCACCAACACCTGCTACACCGAACGAGCTAATCGCTACTACTGCAATAACAGTTATGATGAAAACAGGATCTAATGGATTAATGCCAACAGTTGGTGCAATCATTATTGCTAACATTGCTGGATAGACACCCGCACAGCCATTTTGACCAATTGATAAACCGAATGAGCCTGCGAAGTTCGCAATACCTTCTGGTACACCAAGTCTACCTGTTTGCGTTTTAATATTCATCGGTAAAGTTCCCGCACTTGAACGTGAAGTGAAGGCAAATAATAATGTTTCAAGCGATTTTTTTAAATACGTAAATGGATTTAAACCACTTAATGAAAGAATTAGTAAATGAACAAGGAACATAATAATTAATGCAACATAAGAAGCAATAACAAATTTACCTAAGTTGTAAATTGCCCCAAAATCAGATGTTGCCACTGTACGTGCCATAATTGCTAAAATACCATAAGGTGTTAAACGTAAAACAATTGTTACAACACCCATTATTAACGCGTGTATAGCATCTATACCTTTTTTAATGGTAGCTGCCATGTCTCCATCTTTTCGAGCAACACGTAAATAGGCAAAACCTAAAAATGCTGCGAATATTACAACTGCAATTGTAGATGTAGAACGAGCACCCGTTAAATCAAGGAATGGATTCGCTGGGAATAATTCAATAATTTGTGTTGGTAAATCTGGTGCAGCCATTCCCGTTGTTTTTTCTTCTAGGTATGCTCCGCGCTCTGTTTCAGCATCACCTTGCATAATTTGAGTAGCATCTAAATCAAATATTGTTGCTGAAAGAATCCCGACTGCTGCAGATACAGCTGTAGTACCGATTAAAATTGCTAAAATTAATGCAGCCATTTTCCCAAAATTTTTGCCAATTGTCATTTTCGTAAAGGCAATCAAAATAGAAATAAACACTAATGGCATTGCCACCATTTGTAGTAGTTTTACATAACCAGTACCAATGATGTTGTACCATGGCGTTGTTTCGGCTAAAACTTCCGAATCAATACCATAAAATAATTGAAGTCCTAGACCAAGTGCAATACCTAAACCTAGACCAGCAAAAACACGATTTGAAAATTTCACGTGTTTTTTGTTCATAATAACTAAAATCCCAACGCACACAAGTAACAGCGCTACGTTAAGAATAACTTGTAAAGTTGACAATAGAAGGCCTCCTAAGATGTTTTATAATAATGTAAACCGAATTATATACCTATAATCCCTATTATTCAAGTATGTTTTATTAAGATTAATAATTTTATAAATGTAAGCGGTTTATTTATTTTGATTAAACGGCTGAAAAGGAATACAATCAAATTAGTTTATAAGTAAACTGATTTCAAGGAGGAGAATGTTTATGGGAAAATTACAAGATAAAGTGGCGATTATTACAGGTAGTGGAGCAGGAATCGGTAAAGAAATAGCACGTAAATATGCACAAGAAGGTGCAAAGGTTGTCATCGCTGACTTCAATGAGGACGCATTAAATGCAACCGTTGCTGAATTTAATCATGCTGGTTTTGAGGCATTTGGTGTCAAAGTAAATGTCGCTATAGAAGAGGATATCCAAAAAATGATTGCTAATACG
The genomic region above belongs to Lysinibacillus sp. FSL W8-0992 and contains:
- a CDS encoding L-cystine transporter, translated to MSTLQVILNVALLLVCVGILVIMNKKHVKFSNRVFAGLGLGIALGLGLQLFYGIDSEVLAETTPWYNIIGTGYVKLLQMVAMPLVFISILIAFTKMTIGKNFGKMAALILAILIGTTAVSAAVGILSATIFDLDATQIMQGDAETERGAYLEEKTTGMAAPDLPTQIIELFPANPFLDLTGARSTSTIAVVIFAAFLGFAYLRVARKDGDMAATIKKGIDAIHALIMGVVTIVLRLTPYGILAIMARTVATSDFGAIYNLGKFVIASYVALIIMFLVHLLILSLSGLNPFTYLKKSLETLLFAFTSRSSAGTLPMNIKTQTGRLGVPEGIANFAGSFGLSIGQNGCAGVYPAMLAIMIAPTVGINPLDPVFIITVIAVVAISSFGVAGVGGGATFAAILVLSALHLPVALAGILISVEPLIDMGRTALNVSGSMTAGVTTARVTKELDTEVYNNKAVSAQVADL
- a CDS encoding methyl-accepting chemotaxis protein, with product MIEQLKLMDLKNKNKLMLFTYLASTILGLVGSISLKPDFWIIVFYSAQIIFYPLIYIVSNRYKKEIVFPYLIVIIMNIFNICLVMIYGGDLSTALSIFFFAVFSAVQFNNKIFSIGYSLGLVTLILVYLFPSPSFEYYSGNISSFVIIYLFTGFLLTILIRMNQNQFKKLQEYSEIAEADAKTKEEHKIHLEHEIGVIAESISKINDKVQLNLRSQEEIQIAMNEVSTGSMIQSEQISKIADSAQNNLTAIHSMNEITVRLIDDSVQSSNLADEGQNKIHHLTTEMNSLQNVISNLSDNFKTLTGKIEETNQFANDIQQITEQTNLLALNASIEAARAGDAGKGFSVVAQEIRNLADLTNNITVKITENLTDVNTTNKLAQINMNKSSDTLHQSVESTKLVNTNFIQLSEILHSLKTKFNEFEHLSNEVAVNSQNVDTSTNDFAAIIEEATATLQQMNASIENITADNHSIAKYINDTAKSTENIKNTY
- a CDS encoding MFS transporter; the protein is MSANKKKFHFAWLVLIGLCITVGLAKSGLNSSAGLFLPSVSEDIGVGLGNLTLYLSISSIVTMIFLPIGGKLMAKYDTRILLVVAIILQAGSFALFGMMSSVWGWYILAIPLAVGGVLITVLAGPVLINQWFKQRSGLALGIITASGGLIGAFSSPIIGNLIANQGWRSAYIMVGVAAIVIIVPTIIFFLRKSPQEKGLLPYGADDNNNSEKKVEKDTSNSGISFVDAKKSLAFALLLLFFFIITSVASFSIHIPTYLVNQGFSVKFAGNVMSALMVGVLLGSILFGYLIDKIGAKSTTIIAMLIGLVSMLLLIFFVQSTIAIVAAVGLFGFVSACIGTLAPAITSALFGNKDYSQIYSTVSIGLAVAGIIALPAYGYIFDFTGSYTPVLYIIVIMIIINIIAVLVAFGNKEKMVKAGLWK